The Mucilaginibacter gracilis genomic interval GGATGAAGGTAAGCTACAGCTCACAGATACTGTAGGTAAATTCATACCTATCCTTAGTAAAAATGGCAAGGGGAAAATCACTATTGGCCAGTGCCTGTCGCACCAAACCGGTATCATGGCCGCATCTTTGAAAGACGACCTGGCCGAAATGCGCAGCATCAGTACCATGGACGAAGCCATGCAGTACATAGCGCAGTTACCGATGGAAGGCGAACCCGGCAAAGTATTCCGTTACAGTAACGTGGGCTTGCAAATAGCCGGTGCTGTGATTGAAAAAATAGGCGGTAAAAGCTTTAAAACCTTATTTGCCGAAAGAATTGCAAAACCGTTGAATATGAAAAACACGGATTACGGTACCGGGAAAGTGCCGCTGCCGGCGGGAAGCGGCATTAGCACGCCCGAAGATTATATGAATTTTTTAGTGATGATACTGAATAAAGGCACATTTAACGGCAGGCGGATATTAAGCGAGGCCAGCATTGCCCAAATGCAGATGAACCGTGTTACACCCGATGTTAAAGTAGCCTATTCGCCAACTGAAGCCGGCGGCTTTGGCTACGGCTATGGCGAGTGGACTATGGAAAAGGGCGCGGTAACCAGTCCGGGTTTATTTGGCAGTTTCCCCTGGGTGGATTATAATAAGGGATACGCGGCCTTTATGATGACCTTCTATATTAAGAACGACGGGCGCAACCAACGTTATAAAGAACTGAAAGCATTG includes:
- a CDS encoding serine hydrolase domain-containing protein; amino-acid sequence: MKKIVFLLLMLTRLGYACAQQPFTKVNQWLDVHVSNMGGRVILMVYHNGKIVYTHSVNQMDMLQKMATKFMAKKQGQTADLDDYSPSSRQAIASCSKWLSAALVMTFVDEGKLQLTDTVGKFIPILSKNGKGKITIGQCLSHQTGIMAASLKDDLAEMRSISTMDEAMQYIAQLPMEGEPGKVFRYSNVGLQIAGAVIEKIGGKSFKTLFAERIAKPLNMKNTDYGTGKVPLPAGSGISTPEDYMNFLVMILNKGTFNGRRILSEASIAQMQMNRVTPDVKVAYSPTEAGGFGYGYGEWTMEKGAVTSPGLFGSFPWVDYNKGYAAFMMTFYIKNDGRNQRYKELKALVDEAVK